One segment of Mycolicibacterium sp. YH-1 DNA contains the following:
- a CDS encoding FAD-dependent oxidoreductase, whose product MSTRIDFPTLFSPLDVGPMRLKNRIFSSGHDTVMADHGEVTDQLVAYHSARAEGGVGLIVMQVAGIHETARYTSHVLMITDDSCIPGYRRLAQAVHEHDCKLISQIFHPGREIMESQDGALPVALAPSAVPNERFRVMPRAVDVELLREIIDGYASGALRLKKAGLDGVEIVASHGYLPAQFLNPHINRRDDEYGGSLQNRVRMLRETIAAVRAAVGPDFVVGVRISADEHSFDRTSEDDVLETCRILDADGLIDYLSVTAGTSASLGGSTHIVAPMRFEAAYTAASAALVKKEVAVPVFVAGRINQPHEAEMVLAAQQADACAMTRALICDPEMPVKAATNRVDEIRACIACNQACIGHFHLGYPISCIQRPETGRELEYGRLLTAVMPKKIMIVGAGPAGMKAAVVAARRGHRVSLYEAAGRMGGQVLLAERLPHRAEFGGAATNLISEVTSLGIDVHTRVTVDVDLVYRERPDVVIVATGATPYRPALELDDALPVFEAWDVITTNAAGLPKGRIVIADWRCDWTGLGVAELIARSGGRRVTLCVNGYAAGETIQQYTRNVMLGAVYEANVEIVTNVRLYGADEDTVYLQNTLTAQPVIIEEAAALVLAMGHRQQDSLYHQLKSAGVDVRAIGDCQSPRTVEEATLEGLKVAAAL is encoded by the coding sequence ATGTCGACGAGGATCGACTTTCCCACTCTGTTCAGCCCACTGGATGTGGGTCCGATGCGGCTGAAGAATCGGATCTTCTCCTCCGGGCACGACACCGTCATGGCCGACCATGGCGAGGTCACCGATCAGCTCGTCGCCTACCACAGCGCCCGCGCAGAGGGTGGGGTTGGCCTGATTGTGATGCAGGTGGCCGGCATTCACGAAACAGCCCGCTACACCTCCCACGTGTTGATGATCACCGACGACTCCTGTATCCCCGGATATCGAAGACTTGCCCAGGCGGTCCACGAGCATGACTGCAAGTTGATCTCCCAGATCTTTCATCCGGGCCGCGAGATCATGGAGTCCCAGGACGGTGCGCTGCCGGTGGCTTTGGCCCCGTCAGCGGTGCCGAACGAACGCTTCCGCGTCATGCCGCGCGCTGTCGACGTGGAGTTGCTCCGCGAGATCATCGACGGCTACGCCAGCGGAGCGTTGCGCCTGAAGAAGGCGGGCCTCGACGGTGTCGAGATCGTGGCCAGTCATGGTTATCTGCCTGCCCAGTTCCTCAACCCGCACATCAACCGGCGCGATGACGAGTACGGTGGCTCGTTGCAGAACCGGGTGCGGATGCTGCGCGAGACCATCGCGGCCGTCCGAGCCGCGGTCGGACCTGACTTCGTTGTCGGCGTGCGTATTTCGGCCGACGAACATTCCTTCGACCGAACCTCTGAAGACGATGTACTCGAAACATGCCGAATTCTCGATGCCGACGGACTCATCGACTATCTCAGCGTCACCGCGGGCACCTCCGCATCACTCGGCGGGTCTACTCACATCGTGGCACCGATGAGATTCGAGGCCGCCTACACCGCCGCGTCGGCGGCCCTGGTCAAGAAGGAAGTCGCGGTGCCGGTCTTCGTGGCAGGCCGGATCAACCAGCCGCATGAAGCCGAAATGGTGCTCGCGGCCCAACAGGCCGACGCCTGCGCGATGACCCGCGCGCTCATCTGCGATCCGGAGATGCCCGTCAAAGCCGCCACGAACCGCGTCGATGAGATCCGAGCCTGCATCGCCTGCAACCAGGCGTGCATCGGCCACTTCCATCTGGGGTATCCAATCTCCTGTATCCAGCGCCCTGAGACCGGACGCGAACTGGAGTACGGGAGACTGCTGACGGCGGTCATGCCGAAGAAGATCATGATCGTCGGTGCCGGGCCGGCCGGTATGAAGGCAGCTGTGGTGGCCGCGCGACGCGGACATCGAGTCAGCCTCTATGAGGCTGCCGGGCGTATGGGTGGACAGGTGCTGCTTGCCGAACGCCTGCCCCACCGTGCCGAATTCGGCGGGGCAGCAACCAACCTCATCTCCGAGGTGACGAGCCTGGGCATCGACGTGCACACCCGCGTGACTGTCGATGTCGACCTCGTCTACCGCGAACGCCCCGACGTCGTGATCGTGGCCACCGGGGCTACTCCGTACCGTCCAGCACTTGAACTCGACGACGCTCTACCGGTGTTCGAGGCCTGGGATGTGATCACCACCAATGCTGCCGGCCTGCCCAAGGGGCGAATCGTCATCGCCGACTGGCGCTGTGATTGGACCGGCCTCGGGGTCGCGGAACTGATTGCCCGCAGCGGTGGCCGGCGCGTCACGCTGTGTGTGAACGGCTATGCGGCGGGGGAGACGATCCAGCAGTACACCCGCAACGTGATGCTGGGGGCGGTGTATGAGGCCAATGTCGAGATCGTGACCAATGTGCGTCTGTATGGTGCGGACGAGGACACGGTGTATCTGCAGAACACCCTGACCGCACAGCCGGTGATCATCGAGGAGGCGGCCGCACTCGTGTTGGCCATGGGTCACCGCCAACAGGATTCGCTGTATCACCAACTGAAGTCAGCCGGCGTCGATGTGCGCGCGATCGGTGACTGCCAATCGCCGCGGACAGTCGAGGAAGCCACGCTTGAGGGCCTCAAAGTCGCAGCAGCACTGTGA
- a CDS encoding NAD-dependent succinate-semialdehyde dehydrogenase: MSVYEVTDPATGEVVRHYPTATDDVIEQALATADRTYRQWSTTSTVDDRAALLRRVADLHRTRKDALAQIIRREMGKPLDQAVGEVEFSAAIYGFYAENAAHFLADEHIELIEGHGSAFVRRRALGVLLGIMPWNYPYYQVARFAGPNLVLGNTILLKHAPQCPESAAALHQIFGDAGFPEGAYVNIYATNDQIADVIADPRVQGVSLTGSEKAGAAVAEIAGRNLKKVVLELGGSDPFIVLSTDDIDRTVQAAVAGRLENTGQACNAAKRIIVAANIYDEFLAKFTAAVLAQTDGLAPLSSVSAAERLAEQVDRAVADGARLATVGQRNGAFFPPGVLTDVSPHSKSYREEFFGPVAAVYKVADEDEAVAVANDTPFGLGSYLYTTDAEQAQRVADRLEAGMVFINAVGAEGAELPFGGVKRSGFGRELGRYGIDEFVNKKLIRIG, encoded by the coding sequence ATGAGTGTGTATGAAGTAACCGATCCAGCCACCGGCGAGGTCGTCAGGCACTACCCGACCGCGACCGACGACGTCATCGAGCAGGCTCTGGCCACTGCCGATCGCACCTACCGGCAGTGGTCGACGACCTCGACCGTCGACGACCGGGCCGCTTTGCTCCGACGAGTGGCTGATCTGCACCGCACACGCAAAGACGCACTGGCGCAGATCATTCGGCGCGAGATGGGCAAGCCATTGGACCAAGCGGTCGGCGAGGTGGAGTTCAGCGCTGCGATCTACGGTTTCTACGCCGAGAACGCCGCACACTTCCTCGCTGACGAGCACATCGAGCTAATCGAAGGCCATGGCAGCGCATTCGTGCGGCGCCGCGCACTGGGCGTGCTGCTGGGGATCATGCCGTGGAACTACCCCTACTATCAGGTGGCCCGCTTTGCCGGACCGAACCTGGTGCTGGGCAACACGATCCTGCTCAAACACGCACCGCAGTGTCCGGAATCCGCGGCCGCTCTGCATCAGATCTTCGGTGACGCCGGTTTCCCCGAGGGCGCCTATGTCAATATCTATGCGACCAACGACCAGATCGCCGATGTGATCGCCGACCCACGAGTGCAGGGCGTCTCCCTGACCGGTTCGGAGAAAGCGGGAGCCGCGGTCGCTGAGATCGCCGGCCGCAACCTGAAAAAGGTTGTCCTCGAACTCGGCGGCTCGGATCCGTTCATCGTGCTGTCCACCGACGACATCGACCGGACCGTGCAGGCCGCGGTGGCCGGCCGACTCGAGAACACCGGCCAGGCCTGCAACGCGGCCAAGCGAATCATCGTCGCTGCCAACATCTACGACGAGTTCCTCGCCAAGTTCACCGCAGCGGTACTGGCTCAGACGGACGGGCTGGCCCCCTTGTCGTCGGTTTCCGCCGCTGAGCGCCTCGCCGAGCAGGTCGACCGCGCTGTCGCAGACGGCGCCCGGCTCGCCACGGTAGGCCAACGCAATGGGGCGTTCTTCCCGCCCGGAGTGCTCACCGATGTGTCGCCTCATTCGAAGTCCTACCGCGAAGAGTTCTTCGGTCCGGTGGCAGCGGTATACAAGGTGGCCGACGAGGACGAGGCTGTGGCTGTCGCCAACGACACCCCCTTTGGCCTGGGCTCCTACCTGTACACCACTGACGCCGAGCAGGCTCAACGCGTCGCAGACCGGCTCGAGGCAGGCATGGTGTTCATCAATGCCGTAGGCGCAGAGGGGGCCGAGCTGCCGTTCGGTGGCGTCAAGCGTTCCGGATTCGGACGCGAACTCGGCCGCTACGGGATCGATGAGTTCGTCAACAAGAAGCTCATTCGGATCGGCTGA
- a CDS encoding RidA family protein — MATETQIEIRRSPFTWAVNAEYSQAARIGDLVYTAGQGGFGDDGELVSLEFTTQTRQALRNVEAALAGHGAGLDSVIKMTVHVANPAHYALFQQVRREFFQAPWPASTAVSSQLLVEGMLVEIEAIAAVDAKRTYIA; from the coding sequence ATGGCTACCGAAACACAGATCGAAATCCGGAGATCACCGTTCACCTGGGCTGTCAATGCCGAGTACAGTCAGGCTGCGCGCATCGGCGACCTCGTCTACACCGCCGGCCAAGGCGGATTCGGCGATGACGGTGAGCTCGTGTCGCTTGAGTTCACCACCCAGACCCGCCAAGCGCTACGTAACGTCGAGGCCGCCTTGGCCGGCCACGGTGCCGGCCTGGACTCGGTGATCAAGATGACCGTCCATGTCGCGAACCCTGCGCACTACGCGCTTTTCCAACAGGTCCGTCGGGAGTTTTTCCAGGCCCCGTGGCCGGCTTCCACCGCGGTGTCCTCCCAGCTGTTGGTGGAGGGCATGCTGGTCGAGATCGAGGCGATCGCAGCCGTCGACGCCAAGCGCACCTACATCGCCTGA
- a CDS encoding PucR family transcriptional regulator, translated as MRQLGSRTIAGVGGLDHKVVWAHSCELDDPWQWLAADELLMTTGMCIPPDRRQQVEFIQKLSQAGIAGIAIGDDLKAPPLSPAMLAEADALDFPVLIVSHATPFSALGRAVAVAAQSEQVSRIARLSRLYEVARSATLVETTLLQRLSEELAYEMHVVDVEFGTEVLGGVAPLSARVIAQLCGRVADTFERLPARLTFTEGSASVTAWALPTHRRCMLVTIGGSDVDVDVFGLLHAQGLIAIEVERATREREHSDETGSVLLLQIVDGTVGSDAAQPRLEQAGIADQKWIAISFDATHLRRARTMLGDRATQTLSCVIGEEGFVVLTAADSDPCIELLSSHIPNLGVSASTSTVQRLPDSLRQARWALQAARADGSAVAEYSTAAPLFLPRTITDAHFAARAVLGELMDHDEASQPQLIETLETFLSLDRSWSATAAKLMIHRQTLAHRLKRIEALTGRSTKSSADIASFWMALVALRISRGTLRG; from the coding sequence ATGCGTCAACTGGGGTCCCGCACCATCGCCGGGGTCGGTGGGCTCGACCACAAGGTGGTGTGGGCTCATTCGTGTGAACTCGACGATCCGTGGCAATGGCTGGCTGCGGATGAGTTACTCATGACCACCGGAATGTGCATACCCCCGGACCGACGCCAGCAAGTCGAATTCATCCAAAAGCTCTCTCAGGCAGGAATAGCCGGCATCGCGATCGGCGACGACCTCAAGGCCCCACCACTGAGCCCCGCTATGCTGGCCGAGGCCGATGCCCTGGACTTCCCCGTCCTGATCGTGTCGCACGCCACCCCGTTTTCTGCACTTGGCCGCGCGGTGGCGGTGGCTGCGCAGAGCGAGCAGGTCAGCCGTATCGCACGGCTGAGTAGGCTCTACGAAGTGGCCCGATCCGCCACGCTCGTGGAAACAACTCTTCTCCAACGCCTTTCGGAAGAACTGGCGTACGAAATGCACGTCGTCGACGTGGAGTTCGGGACTGAAGTCCTCGGCGGGGTAGCTCCGTTGAGCGCGCGGGTGATTGCCCAGCTGTGCGGCCGCGTCGCCGACACCTTCGAGCGGTTGCCTGCGCGCCTGACCTTCACCGAAGGCTCGGCATCGGTCACCGCTTGGGCGCTGCCCACCCATCGTCGCTGCATGCTGGTCACCATCGGAGGCTCCGATGTCGATGTCGACGTGTTCGGACTACTGCACGCTCAAGGCCTGATCGCCATCGAAGTGGAACGCGCCACCCGCGAACGTGAGCACAGTGACGAGACCGGCTCGGTGCTGCTCCTGCAGATCGTGGACGGCACAGTGGGTTCCGACGCGGCTCAGCCGCGGCTGGAACAGGCCGGCATCGCCGACCAGAAGTGGATCGCCATCAGCTTCGACGCCACCCATCTGCGCAGGGCGCGGACGATGCTCGGAGACCGTGCCACCCAGACGTTGTCCTGTGTGATCGGCGAAGAGGGATTCGTCGTCCTGACGGCAGCCGACAGCGATCCCTGTATCGAACTGCTCAGCTCCCACATCCCGAACCTCGGTGTGTCGGCCAGCACCTCAACGGTGCAGCGTCTACCCGACAGCTTGCGTCAAGCGCGCTGGGCGCTGCAGGCCGCACGCGCCGACGGTAGCGCTGTTGCCGAATATTCCACTGCCGCGCCATTGTTTCTGCCACGGACGATCACCGATGCGCACTTCGCCGCCCGCGCGGTGCTGGGTGAGCTGATGGACCACGATGAGGCCAGCCAGCCACAACTGATCGAGACGCTCGAGACGTTTCTCTCCCTGGACCGCAGCTGGTCGGCGACTGCGGCCAAACTGATGATCCACCGTCAGACACTGGCTCACCGCCTCAAGAGGATCGAAGCGCTGACCGGGCGCAGTACGAAAAGCTCGGCTGATATTGCATCGTTCTGGATGGCGCTGGTGGCGCTGCGTATCAGCCGCGGAACATTGCGCGGCTGA
- a CDS encoding NAD(P)/FAD-dependent oxidoreductase → MDRGHSASNATRIAIIGAGFAGLSAAVHLSRNGYPVQVFEARDRVGGRVWSDTLDIDAQPVVIERGAEFILAGYDVLRELCTAYGLPLADSGMSYYVRETPELPAVTTQTLATFGARAIDAARNLTRPISVADLLDTLNDDPENRAALQARIEISAAVGAEVLDSSGILFNVGSTEPAQSWRIAGGNQRLAHALAAEVADRITLACPVTAITATDEGVTVSTDQGGHPFDYVIVAVPFILLQQHAIEIDLPAWKRAALSHLVQGNAAKLHLPLRSAPSTSAVMSVRDRFWTWTANDGDARVSPVLNCFGGHLGFLNRLQVEHGPQTWAQRARQLRPDLEFHDTDATLTAWHLDPWARGAYANHAPDFCSADADALERPVGNIFFAGEYTDPDNTGLMEGALRSGRRAAEQIHHATAAGD, encoded by the coding sequence ATGGACCGCGGCCACTCTGCCTCGAACGCCACCCGCATCGCGATCATCGGCGCGGGCTTCGCCGGCTTGTCTGCAGCTGTGCACCTGAGCCGAAACGGTTATCCGGTACAGGTCTTCGAAGCACGCGACCGGGTCGGCGGCCGGGTGTGGTCAGACACCTTGGACATCGACGCCCAGCCCGTCGTCATCGAGCGCGGCGCGGAGTTCATCCTGGCCGGCTATGACGTCTTGCGCGAACTCTGTACGGCCTACGGCCTACCCTTGGCCGACAGCGGAATGAGCTACTACGTCCGGGAAACCCCCGAACTGCCCGCAGTCACCACTCAGACGCTGGCCACGTTCGGCGCCCGTGCCATCGATGCTGCTCGGAACCTGACCCGCCCGATATCGGTCGCGGACCTGCTCGACACACTCAACGACGACCCCGAAAACCGGGCCGCCCTGCAAGCGCGCATCGAGATCTCCGCGGCCGTGGGTGCTGAGGTGCTCGACTCCAGCGGCATCCTGTTTAATGTCGGCTCTACCGAACCGGCCCAGAGCTGGCGCATCGCCGGTGGAAACCAGCGACTGGCCCATGCCCTGGCCGCTGAGGTCGCCGACCGCATCACGTTGGCCTGCCCGGTCACCGCGATCACAGCAACCGACGAAGGCGTCACCGTGTCCACCGATCAGGGCGGTCACCCATTCGATTACGTCATCGTCGCGGTCCCCTTCATCCTCCTGCAGCAGCATGCGATCGAGATCGACCTGCCGGCTTGGAAGCGAGCCGCTCTGAGCCACCTCGTGCAGGGCAACGCCGCCAAACTGCATCTACCGCTGCGTTCCGCACCGTCCACCAGCGCGGTGATGAGTGTCCGTGACCGATTCTGGACCTGGACGGCCAACGACGGCGACGCCAGGGTGTCCCCGGTCCTCAATTGCTTCGGCGGCCATCTGGGCTTTCTCAACAGGCTCCAGGTTGAGCACGGGCCGCAAACCTGGGCCCAACGCGCCCGCCAGCTTCGTCCTGACCTCGAATTCCACGACACCGACGCGACGCTGACCGCTTGGCATCTGGACCCCTGGGCCCGGGGCGCGTACGCCAATCATGCTCCGGATTTCTGCTCCGCGGACGCCGACGCACTCGAACGTCCTGTCGGCAACATCTTCTTCGCCGGCGAGTACACCGACCCCGACAACACAGGACTCATGGAGGGGGCACTACGCAGCGGACGTCGCGCCGCAGAGCAGATCCACCATGCCACCGCGGCCGGCGACTGA